Proteins from one Streptomyces sp. NBC_00390 genomic window:
- a CDS encoding prephenate dehydrogenase, with protein sequence MRTAVVIGTGLIGTSAALALAGRGVVVHLVDHDPARARTAAALGAGTDEPPEGRVDLAVVAVPPAHVATALADAIHAGVARGYLDVASVKGGPRRELEALGVDQSHYIGTHPMAGKEQSGPLAATADLFEGRPWVLTPTRDTDTEVLNLALELVALCRAVPVVMDADAHDRAVALVSHTPQLISSMVAARLAEADDTAVRLCGQGIRDVTRIAASDPRMWVEILTANPGPVADVLAGVAADLDETVQALRALQSADESKRRGGAEGIEDVLRRGNAGRERVPGKHGAAPATYEIVAVLISDQPGELARIFADAGRAGVNIEDVRIDHATGQQAGLVQLMVEPAAAPVLSAALRERGWALRQ encoded by the coding sequence GTGAGAACCGCCGTCGTCATCGGGACCGGACTGATCGGAACCTCCGCCGCGCTCGCACTGGCCGGGCGCGGCGTCGTCGTGCACCTCGTCGACCACGACCCGGCCAGGGCGCGCACCGCGGCCGCGCTCGGTGCGGGCACCGACGAGCCGCCCGAGGGCCGGGTCGACCTCGCGGTCGTCGCCGTGCCGCCGGCGCATGTCGCCACCGCGCTGGCCGACGCGATCCACGCCGGGGTCGCCCGCGGCTACCTCGACGTGGCCAGCGTCAAGGGCGGACCGCGCCGGGAGCTCGAGGCGCTCGGCGTGGACCAGTCCCACTACATCGGCACGCACCCGATGGCCGGCAAGGAGCAGTCCGGACCGCTCGCCGCCACCGCCGATCTCTTCGAGGGCCGCCCCTGGGTCCTCACGCCGACCCGCGACACCGACACCGAGGTGCTCAATCTCGCCCTCGAACTGGTCGCGCTGTGCCGCGCCGTCCCCGTCGTCATGGACGCCGACGCCCATGACCGCGCGGTCGCGCTCGTCTCCCACACGCCGCAGCTGATCTCCTCGATGGTGGCGGCGCGGCTGGCGGAGGCGGACGACACGGCAGTACGGCTGTGCGGTCAGGGCATCCGCGATGTGACGCGCATCGCGGCGTCCGACCCCCGGATGTGGGTCGAGATCCTCACCGCGAACCCGGGCCCGGTGGCCGATGTGCTCGCCGGGGTGGCCGCGGACCTGGACGAGACGGTCCAGGCGCTGCGGGCCCTGCAGTCCGCCGACGAGTCCAAGCGCCGCGGTGGCGCCGAGGGCATCGAGGACGTCCTGCGCCGGGGCAACGCCGGCCGGGAACGCGTGCCGGGCAAGCACGGTGCGGCCCCGGCGACGTACGAGATCGTGGCGGTCCTGATCAGCGACCAGCCCGGCGAACTGGCCAGGATCTTCGCTGACGCCGGCCGTGCGGGCGTGAACATCGAGGACGTCCGCATCGACCACGCGACGGGCCAGCAGGCGGGTCTGGTCCAGCTGATGGTGGAGCCGGCGGCGGCGCCGGTGCTCTCGGCGGCACTGCGGGAGCGGGGCTGGGCGCTGCGGCAGTAG
- a CDS encoding glycosyltransferase family 4 protein codes for MRISFLLHNAYGIGGTIRTTFNLARALARDHEVEIVSVFRHRDEPAMGAPAGVTMKHLVDLRKNSSGYDGDDPLAKAPAKVFPRGDGRHKQYSRLTDARIGAHLASVEADVVVGTRPGLNVHVARQTRRGPVRIGQEHLTLDSHGYRLRREIGHRYRVLDAVTTVTEADARCYRERLKLPGVRIEAVANSVPAPGVAPADLSATWVVAAGRLTKVKRYDVLIEAFSKVVAARPDWRLRIYGSGDATGNEKNALRGLIEERGLHNHVFLMGTANPLEPEWVKGSIGVVTSSLESFGMTIVEAMRCGLPVVSTDCPHGPGEIIEDGVDGRLVPVGDVDGIADALLALMDDGDLRRRTGQAALASSARFDPARIAGRHLALFTELVARGEGGRSASAARDAFHRCRSALYDAAYSLRYVAADVIRKRKKST; via the coding sequence ATGCGTATTTCATTTCTGCTGCACAATGCCTACGGCATAGGCGGGACGATTCGGACGACGTTCAATCTCGCTCGCGCGCTGGCGCGGGACCACGAAGTCGAGATCGTCTCGGTCTTCCGTCATCGTGACGAACCCGCCATGGGGGCACCGGCCGGCGTCACGATGAAGCATCTCGTCGATCTGCGGAAGAACAGCTCCGGCTACGACGGCGACGACCCGCTGGCCAAGGCACCGGCCAAGGTGTTCCCGCGCGGGGACGGCCGGCACAAGCAGTACAGCCGGCTCACCGACGCCCGGATCGGCGCCCACCTCGCCTCGGTCGAGGCCGATGTCGTCGTCGGTACCCGGCCCGGCCTCAATGTCCATGTCGCCCGCCAGACCCGGCGCGGCCCCGTCCGGATCGGCCAGGAACATCTGACCCTGGACAGCCACGGCTACCGGCTGCGCCGCGAGATCGGGCACCGCTACCGCGTGCTCGACGCCGTCACCACGGTCACCGAGGCGGACGCCCGGTGCTACCGCGAGCGGCTGAAGCTGCCCGGCGTACGGATCGAGGCGGTGGCCAACAGCGTCCCGGCGCCGGGCGTGGCACCGGCGGACCTGAGTGCCACGTGGGTCGTCGCGGCCGGCCGGCTCACCAAGGTGAAGCGGTACGACGTGCTGATCGAGGCGTTCTCCAAGGTCGTTGCCGCCCGCCCGGACTGGCGGCTGCGCATCTACGGAAGCGGGGACGCGACCGGAAACGAGAAGAACGCGCTGCGCGGGCTCATCGAGGAGCGCGGCCTGCACAACCATGTCTTTCTGATGGGTACGGCGAACCCGCTGGAGCCCGAGTGGGTCAAGGGGTCGATCGGTGTGGTCACCTCGAGCCTCGAGTCCTTCGGTATGACCATCGTGGAAGCGATGCGCTGCGGCCTCCCGGTCGTGTCCACCGACTGCCCGCACGGCCCCGGCGAGATCATCGAGGACGGCGTGGACGGCCGCCTCGTGCCCGTCGGCGACGTCGACGGGATCGCGGACGCGCTGCTGGCACTGATGGACGACGGTGATCTGCGCCGCCGCACCGGCCAGGCCGCTCTGGCGTCCTCCGCGCGTTTCGATCCCGCGCGGATCGCGGGACGTCACCTCGCGCTGTTCACCGAACTCGTCGCCCGCGGCGAGGGCGGCCGCTCGGCGAGCGCCGCACGTGACGCGTTCCACAGGTGCCGAAGCGCACTCTATGACGCCGCCTACTCCCTGCGTTATGTTGCCGCGGATGTGATCCGCAAACGGAAGAAGAGCACATGA
- a CDS encoding phosphatase PAP2 family protein, giving the protein MRTDIFARLDREPEPPKIEIPRMSRTRLALFGGTSAFYLAIVVAVLASTWLVALDWKLMLFRPYEQWPEQHALLDYYVVLGQRGPTAVMVAAWLGWRSWRQHTLRPLLVLGAALLLLNATVGAVKIGLGRLGPHYATQIGSAELFAGGDIFPSGHTANAVVTWGILAYLATTPRARRYLSALSAVVSLGVGLTTVYLGTHWLSDVLLGWAAGLLIMLALPWCEPLIGRAEAWILALRDQWRARGRLTPSLPVAAGGLRPAIFPQRDPHSSDPSREPVATVGHTRPGQAGRTSGHLTQPRPHAIRSERAPITPSGSRRPPHSRPVAGG; this is encoded by the coding sequence GTGCGTACCGACATCTTTGCCCGGCTGGACCGGGAGCCGGAACCGCCGAAGATAGAGATCCCGCGGATGAGCCGCACCCGTCTCGCCCTCTTCGGCGGGACGTCGGCGTTCTATCTCGCCATCGTCGTCGCCGTTCTGGCCTCGACCTGGCTGGTGGCCCTCGACTGGAAGCTCATGCTCTTCCGGCCGTACGAGCAGTGGCCCGAACAGCACGCGCTCCTCGACTACTACGTGGTGCTCGGCCAGCGCGGCCCGACCGCCGTGATGGTGGCGGCCTGGCTGGGCTGGCGTTCCTGGCGCCAGCACACGCTGAGGCCGCTGCTGGTGCTCGGCGCTGCTCTGCTGCTGCTCAATGCGACCGTTGGAGCGGTCAAGATCGGTCTGGGCCGGCTCGGCCCTCACTACGCGACGCAGATCGGCTCTGCCGAGCTCTTCGCGGGCGGCGATATATTTCCGTCCGGACACACCGCCAATGCGGTGGTGACGTGGGGAATCCTGGCCTATCTGGCCACCACCCCGCGGGCTCGCCGCTATCTGTCGGCACTGTCGGCCGTGGTCTCGCTCGGTGTGGGTCTGACCACCGTGTATCTCGGCACGCACTGGCTGAGCGATGTGCTGCTCGGCTGGGCCGCCGGCCTGCTGATCATGCTCGCGCTGCCCTGGTGCGAGCCGCTCATCGGCCGTGCGGAAGCCTGGATCCTGGCACTGCGCGACCAGTGGCGTGCACGCGGTCGGCTCACTCCCTCCCTGCCCGTCGCGGCGGGCGGTCTGCGGCCGGCGATATTCCCTCAGCGCGACCCGCACAGCAGTGATCCGTCCCGCGAGCCGGTGGCCACGGTCGGCCACACCCGGCCCGGGCAGGCAGGCAGGACGAGCGGCCACCTCACCCAGCCACGGCCGCATGCGATCCGCTCGGAGCGCGCGCCCATCACCCCGTCGGGCAGCCGCAGACCACCGCACTCGCGGCCGGTCGCGGGCGGCTGA
- a CDS encoding proteinase inhibitor I78, giving the protein MAPIPSSSQEPQDAPDSYVGLGAQAAELLARERGWTSVRSLPKGAIITMEYMVGRLNFEVVDGTVIRCWKG; this is encoded by the coding sequence ATGGCACCCATACCGTCTTCCTCCCAAGAACCCCAGGATGCCCCCGATTCGTATGTCGGCCTCGGGGCGCAGGCCGCCGAACTGCTGGCCCGTGAGCGCGGCTGGACATCCGTCAGATCGCTGCCGAAGGGCGCGATCATCACCATGGAGTACATGGTCGGCCGGCTCAACTTCGAGGTCGTGGACGGCACGGTGATCCGCTGCTGGAAGGGCTGA
- the aroH gene encoding chorismate mutase, with protein MAVRAVRGAVQLERDEAGHMDEQVSELLTAVLERNGLGADDLISVWFTATPDLHSDFPAAAARKLGIVDVPLICAQELDVVGAMPRVVRVLAHVECDLPKSQIAHVYLGAAAALRKDIAQ; from the coding sequence GTGGCGGTACGAGCGGTCCGTGGAGCCGTGCAGCTGGAACGGGACGAGGCCGGGCACATGGACGAGCAGGTCAGCGAGCTGCTCACCGCCGTCCTGGAACGCAACGGGCTCGGTGCCGACGATCTGATCAGCGTCTGGTTCACGGCGACACCCGATCTGCACAGCGATTTCCCGGCGGCTGCGGCGCGCAAGCTGGGCATCGTCGACGTACCGCTGATCTGTGCGCAGGAGCTCGACGTCGTGGGCGCCATGCCGCGCGTCGTACGGGTACTCGCGCACGTCGAGTGCGACCTGCCCAAGTCGCAGATCGCGCATGTCTATCTGGGCGCCGCAGCCGCACTCCGCAAGGACATCGCCCAGTGA
- the ctaD gene encoding aa3-type cytochrome oxidase subunit I: protein MSTRTAGPVPEAPSHRLGRVIVDWLTTTDHKKIGHLYLVTSFGFFVIAGVLAMVMRAELARPGLQLISNDQYNQAFTLHGTIMLLLFATPTFAGFANELVPLQIGSPDVAFPRLNMLSYWLFLFGGLIVLGSLAVPSGPASFGWFAYAPLNSLDRSPGIGADLWIMGLALAGFGTILGSVNFLTTILALRAPGMTMFRLPIFTWNVLFTTILVLIAFPVLAAALLVLESDRQFGSVVFQAQNGGALLWQHLFWFFGHPEVYIIALPFFGIISEIIPVFSRKPIFGYLTLVGATMAITGLSAVVWAHHMFATGSVLLPFFSFMSFLIAVPTGVKFFNWTGTMLNGSLSFETPMLWAVGFLVSFLFGGLTGVILASPPMDFHVTDSYFVVGHFHYVVFGTVVFAMFAGFSFWWPKFTGKMLDERLGRIHFWTLFLGFHMTFLVQHWLGAEGMPRRYADYLAADGFTALNTFSTIGSFLLGASTLPFLYNVWKTARYGKKVEVDDPWGFGRSLEWATSCPPPRHNFTALPRIRSESPAFDLHHPSFAAERPAVPEAPHDDISRRGPEPGTTGP, encoded by the coding sequence ATGAGTACAAGGACGGCCGGGCCGGTCCCGGAGGCACCGTCGCACCGGCTGGGCAGGGTGATCGTCGACTGGCTGACCACGACCGATCACAAGAAGATCGGGCATCTGTATCTGGTCACCTCGTTCGGCTTCTTCGTGATCGCCGGGGTGCTGGCCATGGTGATGCGGGCGGAGCTGGCCCGCCCCGGACTCCAGCTGATCAGCAACGACCAGTACAACCAGGCGTTCACGCTGCACGGCACGATCATGCTGCTGCTGTTCGCGACGCCCACCTTCGCGGGCTTCGCGAACGAGCTGGTGCCACTGCAGATCGGTTCGCCCGACGTGGCCTTCCCCCGGCTGAACATGCTCTCGTACTGGCTGTTCCTCTTCGGCGGCCTGATCGTGCTGGGCTCGCTGGCGGTGCCCAGCGGCCCGGCGAGCTTCGGCTGGTTCGCCTACGCGCCGCTCAACTCCCTGGACCGCTCGCCCGGCATCGGCGCCGACCTGTGGATCATGGGCCTGGCACTCGCCGGCTTCGGAACCATCCTCGGCTCGGTGAACTTCCTGACCACCATCCTCGCCCTGCGCGCCCCCGGCATGACCATGTTCCGGCTGCCGATCTTCACCTGGAACGTGCTGTTCACAACCATCCTGGTGCTGATCGCGTTCCCGGTGCTGGCGGCGGCGCTGCTGGTGCTGGAGTCCGACCGGCAGTTCGGGTCGGTGGTGTTCCAGGCCCAGAACGGTGGTGCGCTGCTGTGGCAGCATCTGTTCTGGTTCTTCGGCCATCCCGAGGTCTACATCATCGCGCTGCCCTTCTTCGGCATCATCAGCGAGATCATCCCGGTCTTCTCCCGCAAGCCGATCTTCGGCTACCTCACGCTGGTGGGGGCCACGATGGCCATCACGGGTCTGTCGGCGGTGGTGTGGGCGCACCACATGTTCGCCACGGGCTCGGTGCTGCTGCCGTTCTTCTCCTTCATGTCCTTCCTGATCGCGGTCCCGACCGGGGTGAAGTTCTTCAACTGGACCGGCACGATGCTCAACGGATCACTGAGCTTCGAGACCCCGATGCTCTGGGCGGTCGGCTTTCTGGTCTCGTTCCTGTTCGGTGGGCTCACCGGGGTCATCCTGGCGTCACCGCCGATGGACTTCCATGTCACCGACTCGTACTTCGTGGTGGGCCACTTCCACTACGTCGTCTTCGGCACCGTCGTCTTCGCGATGTTCGCCGGTTTCTCCTTCTGGTGGCCCAAGTTCACCGGGAAGATGCTCGACGAGCGCCTCGGCAGGATCCACTTCTGGACGCTGTTCCTGGGATTCCACATGACGTTCCTCGTCCAGCACTGGCTGGGCGCGGAGGGCATGCCCCGGCGGTACGCGGACTATCTGGCGGCCGACGGCTTCACGGCTCTCAACACCTTCTCCACCATCGGCTCCTTCCTGCTGGGCGCGTCGACGCTGCCGTTCCTCTACAACGTCTGGAAGACGGCCAGGTACGGCAAGAAGGTGGAGGTGGACGACCCGTGGGGGTTCGGGCGTTCGCTGGAGTGGGCGACCTCCTGCCCGCCGCCCCGCCACAATTTCACGGCGCTGCCCCGGATCCGCTCCGAGTCGCCCGCCTTCGATCTGCACCACCCCTCCTTCGCCGCCGAGCGCCCGGCCGTGCCGGAGGCCCCGCACGACGACATCAGCCGGCGGGGGCCAGAGCCCGGGACAACCGGTCCCTGA
- a CDS encoding DUF952 domain-containing protein, whose amino-acid sequence MIFHVVPADEWTADTERPYAPASLATEGFVHCSGDEPAALAIADALFRAVPELLVLQIDDAALDAEVRWEGSQGTRFPHVYGPIERHAVSSVLAVRRDADGRARELTSWA is encoded by the coding sequence ATGATCTTTCATGTCGTGCCCGCCGACGAATGGACCGCGGACACCGAGCGCCCGTACGCCCCCGCATCCCTTGCCACCGAGGGCTTCGTGCACTGCTCGGGCGACGAGCCCGCGGCGCTCGCGATCGCGGACGCCCTCTTCCGCGCTGTGCCTGAACTGCTTGTCCTGCAGATCGACGACGCCGCGCTCGACGCCGAGGTCCGCTGGGAGGGATCGCAGGGCACGCGGTTCCCGCATGTGTACGGCCCGATCGAGCGCCACGCCGTGAGCTCCGTGCTGGCGGTACGCCGCGACGCGGACGGCCGTGCACGGGAACTCACCTCCTGGGCCTGA
- a CDS encoding lysophospholipid acyltransferase family protein: MYGLWKPRVLGAWRVPSAGPVIFAVNHAHNIDGPMLMGTAPRPVHFLIKKEAFVGPLDPFLTAIGQLKVDRNAPDRTAITRALGVLDNGGVLGIFPEGTRGEGDFASLRAGLAYFALRSGAPIVPVAVLGSTARSGRLVKALPPLRSQVDIVFGDAFEAGDGSGRRTRKALDEATVRIQERLTAHLENARHLTGRRARLE, from the coding sequence ATGTACGGGCTGTGGAAGCCGCGCGTCCTCGGTGCCTGGCGGGTGCCCTCGGCGGGCCCGGTGATCTTCGCGGTGAACCACGCGCACAACATCGACGGGCCGATGCTCATGGGCACCGCCCCCCGTCCCGTGCACTTCCTGATCAAGAAGGAGGCGTTCGTCGGCCCGCTCGACCCGTTCCTCACCGCGATCGGGCAGCTCAAGGTGGACCGCAACGCCCCCGACCGTACGGCCATCACCCGTGCGCTCGGCGTACTGGACAACGGCGGGGTCCTCGGGATCTTCCCCGAGGGGACCAGGGGCGAGGGCGACTTCGCCTCACTGCGCGCAGGGCTCGCGTACTTCGCCCTGCGCAGCGGGGCGCCGATCGTCCCGGTAGCGGTGCTGGGAAGTACCGCCCGCAGCGGACGGCTGGTCAAGGCGCTGCCTCCGCTGCGCAGCCAGGTCGACATCGTGTTCGGCGACGCCTTCGAGGCCGGCGACGGCAGCGGCCGCCGCACCCGCAAGGCGCTCGACGAGGCCACCGTGCGCATCCAGGAGCGGCTCACCGCACACCTGGAAAACGCCAGGCACCTCACGGGGCGCCGGGCGAGACTTGAGTAG
- the der gene encoding ribosome biogenesis GTPase Der → MNDQHDHGALGDAEYAEFMELAAEEGFDVEDVEGAIEAAGHGPLPVLAVVGRPNVGKSTLVNRIIGRREAVVEDKPGVTRDRVTYEAEWAGRRFKIVDTGGWEQDVLGIDASVAAQAEYAIEAADAVVFVVDSTVGATDTDEAVVKLLRRAGKPVVLCANKVDGPSGEADATALWSLGLGEPHPVSSLHGRGTGDMLDAVLEVLPDAPAQTFGNAVGGPRRIALIGRPNVGKSSLLNKVANEERVVVNELAGTTRDPVDELIELGGVTWKFVDTAGIRRRVHLQEGADYYASLRTAAAVEKAEVAVILIDASETISVQDQRIITMAVEAGRAMVIAYNKWDTLDEERRYYLEREIETELGQIAWAPRVNVSALTGRHMEKLVPAIETALAGWETRVPTGRLNAFLGEIVASHPHPIRGGKQPRILFGTQAGTKPPRFVLFASGFLEHGYRRFVERRLREEFGFDGTPIHISVRVREKRSRKK, encoded by the coding sequence ATGAACGACCAGCACGACCACGGAGCGCTCGGCGACGCCGAGTACGCGGAGTTCATGGAGCTCGCCGCGGAAGAGGGATTCGACGTCGAAGACGTCGAGGGCGCGATCGAGGCGGCCGGGCACGGCCCGCTGCCCGTCCTCGCCGTCGTCGGCCGCCCCAATGTCGGTAAGTCGACCCTGGTGAACCGCATCATCGGGCGCCGCGAAGCCGTCGTCGAGGACAAGCCCGGCGTCACCCGCGACCGCGTCACGTACGAGGCCGAGTGGGCCGGCCGCCGCTTCAAGATCGTCGACACCGGCGGCTGGGAGCAGGACGTCCTCGGCATCGACGCCTCCGTCGCCGCACAGGCCGAGTACGCGATCGAGGCCGCCGACGCGGTCGTCTTCGTCGTCGACTCGACGGTCGGCGCGACCGACACCGACGAGGCCGTCGTCAAGCTGCTGCGCAGGGCCGGCAAGCCCGTCGTCCTGTGCGCCAACAAGGTCGACGGCCCGAGCGGTGAGGCGGACGCGACCGCCCTGTGGTCGCTCGGCCTGGGCGAGCCGCACCCGGTCTCCTCGCTGCACGGCCGTGGCACTGGCGACATGCTCGATGCCGTCCTGGAGGTCCTGCCCGACGCCCCGGCGCAGACCTTCGGCAACGCGGTCGGCGGCCCGCGCCGGATCGCTCTGATCGGCCGCCCGAACGTGGGCAAGTCCTCGCTGCTCAACAAGGTGGCGAACGAGGAACGCGTCGTCGTCAACGAACTGGCGGGCACCACCCGTGACCCGGTCGACGAGCTGATCGAACTCGGCGGTGTGACGTGGAAGTTCGTCGACACGGCCGGTATCCGCCGCCGTGTCCACCTCCAGGAGGGCGCGGACTACTACGCCTCGCTGCGTACCGCCGCCGCCGTCGAGAAGGCGGAGGTCGCCGTCATTCTCATCGACGCGAGCGAGACGATCAGCGTCCAGGACCAGCGGATCATCACGATGGCCGTCGAGGCCGGCCGCGCGATGGTCATCGCCTACAACAAGTGGGACACCCTCGACGAGGAGCGTCGCTACTACCTCGAGCGCGAGATCGAGACCGAGCTCGGCCAGATCGCCTGGGCCCCGCGGGTCAATGTCTCGGCCCTGACCGGCCGCCACATGGAGAAGCTGGTCCCGGCGATCGAGACCGCGCTGGCGGGCTGGGAGACCCGTGTCCCGACCGGCCGGCTGAACGCCTTCCTGGGCGAGATCGTCGCGTCCCACCCGCACCCGATCCGCGGCGGCAAGCAGCCCCGCATCCTGTTCGGCACTCAGGCCGGCACCAAGCCGCCGCGCTTCGTGCTGTTCGCCTCGGGCTTCCTCGAGCACGGCTACCGCCGCTTCGTCGAGCGCCGGCTGCGCGAGGAGTTCGGCTTCGACGGCACGCCGATCCACATCTCGGTCCGTGTGCGCGAGAAGCGCAGCCGCAAGAAGTAG
- a CDS encoding YidB family protein, with amino-acid sequence MPPVVAESPGTECRGDGVPQVAGRCGSGDIDRVRSTHFPRDSPRRKENHGGKRPRQSSRRPPRWRRPERRRRGQHPRRAAGRARRRRSGCRRPKPRREPARSSDRRAHPVRSGRPAQSWVGTGDNQPVSGTQIADALPNETLDQVAQQAGVTPQQAADEIARSAVDRLTPSGQLPPAGASLEDIVRQQQL; translated from the coding sequence ATGCCGCCAGTTGTAGCCGAGAGCCCGGGCACAGAGTGTCGGGGGGACGGGGTTCCCCAGGTGGCAGGGCGATGCGGTTCGGGTGACATTGACCGTGTTCGATCCACCCACTTCCCACGCGACTCTCCCAGGCGAAAGGAGAACCATGGCGGGAAACGACCTCGGCAGTCTTCTCGGCGGCCTCCTCGGTGGCGGCGGCCAGAGCGGCGGCGGCGCGGGCAACATCCTCGGCGCGCTGCTGGGCGCGCTCGGCGGCGGCGCTCAGGGTGCCGGCGGCCGAAGCCGCGACGGGAGCCCGCTCGAAGCTCTGATCGGCGTGCTCACCCGGTCCGGTCCGGCCGACCGGCCCAGTCCTGGGTCGGTACCGGTGACAACCAACCGGTCAGCGGCACGCAGATCGCCGACGCACTGCCGAACGAGACCCTGGACCAGGTCGCCCAGCAGGCCGGTGTCACCCCGCAGCAGGCCGCGGACGAGATCGCCCGGTCGGCCGTCGACAGGCTCACGCCGAGCGGACAGCTGCCGCCCGCCGGTGCATCCCTGGAGGACATCGTCCGCCAGCAGCAGCTCTGA
- the cmk gene encoding (d)CMP kinase, translated as MSDTVESVIVAIDGPSGTGKSSTSKAVAAALGLSYLDTGAQYRAITWWMISNGIDVQDPVAIASAAGKPVIESGTDPAAPTITVDGLDAAGPIRTQEVTSRVSAVSAVPEVRSRITELQRSIAAGAEKGIVVEGRDIGTTVLPDADLKIFLTASPEARAARRSGELKGSDVAATKEALIKRDTADSSRKTSPLAKADDAVEVDTTDLTLQQVIECVVTLVEEKRAAE; from the coding sequence GTGTCCGACACCGTGGAATCCGTGATCGTCGCCATCGATGGCCCCTCCGGCACGGGCAAGTCGAGCACCTCGAAGGCGGTCGCCGCAGCGCTGGGGCTGAGCTACCTCGACACCGGCGCCCAGTACCGCGCGATCACCTGGTGGATGATCAGCAACGGCATCGACGTGCAGGACCCCGTCGCCATAGCGAGCGCCGCCGGCAAGCCCGTGATCGAATCCGGCACGGACCCCGCCGCGCCGACGATCACCGTCGACGGCCTGGACGCCGCCGGTCCGATCCGTACCCAGGAGGTCACCTCCAGGGTCAGCGCCGTCAGCGCCGTGCCCGAGGTGCGCAGCCGGATCACCGAGCTGCAGCGTTCCATCGCCGCGGGCGCCGAGAAGGGCATCGTCGTCGAGGGCCGGGACATCGGCACCACAGTCCTCCCGGACGCGGACCTGAAGATCTTCCTCACCGCTTCGCCCGAGGCCCGCGCGGCCCGTCGCAGCGGTGAGCTCAAGGGCTCGGACGTCGCCGCCACCAAGGAAGCGCTCATCAAGCGCGACACGGCCGACTCCAGCCGTAAGACCTCCCCGCTGGCCAAGGCGGACGACGCGGTCGAGGTCGACACCACCGACCTCACCCTCCAGCAGGTCATCGAGTGTGTCGTGACCCTGGTCGAGGAGAAGCGAGCGGCCGAGTGA